The Microlunatus soli genome contains the following window.
TGCCGATGCGGCCACAGCTGCAGGAAGGAACCGAGAGCAGCGTCGTCGACCTCGGGCAGCAACGCGGGAACATCGAGCAATTCCAGATCGGGGCGGTCGCCGACCACCTCGTCGATCACGTCGACGGTCTCCCGTCGGTGCGGCGAACAGGTGACGTAGGCGACGACCCCGCCGGGTCGAGTGGCTCGCAAGGCGGAGCCGAGCAGTGCGGTCTGCAGGGGGTGCAGTTGCTCGACCGAGTCGGCCGTCCGTCGCCAACGCGATTCGGGCCGACGCCGGAGTGCGCCGAGCCCGGTGCAGGGAACGTCGGCGATCACCCGGGCGAACCGGCCGGCGTGCCAGCTCGGACGGGTCCCGTCGGCGACGATCACTTCTCGCGGGTCGGTCGCGGGATAGCCACGCAACGCAGTGCGGACCAACCGGGCGCGGTGCGGCGCGACCTCGCTGGCGACGAACGGCGCATCCTGCTGGCGAGCCAGTCCGGCCAGCAGGGCCGACTTGCCGCCCGGCCCAGCGCACAGATCCAGCCAGGGACCATCGGGTGCCTCGGCGCGGGCCAGGGCGAGCGCGACCAGCTGCGATCCCTCGTCCTGGACACCGGCGCGGCCCTCGGCGACGGCGGCCAGTCGAGCCGGATCGCCGGAGATCGTTGCTGCGTAGGGCGAAAACCGCCCCGGTTCGGCACCGGCGCTGATCAGTTCGGCCACCTCGGCCAGCCCCGGCCGGACCACAAGACTCGTCCCGGCCTGCAGGTTGTTGGCGACGAGCGCGGGTTCGACCTGGTCGACCGGAAGCAACTCGGCATAAGCATCGACGATCCACCGTGGATGCGCGGTACGCAGTGCCAGCTCATCCCAGCTGTCGGCGATGTCGGGGCTGTCGGAACTGATCTTGGACACCCAGGCGGCATAGTCGCGCGCTCCGATCTTGCGCAGCACGGCGTTGACCAGACCGGTGACCCGACGCCCGACGGTCGCTGCGGCCAGGTCGACCGTCGCGCCGACCGCGGCGTGATCGGCGACCCGCATCGACAGCAGCTGATGGCTGCCGAGCCGCAGCAGGTCGAGGACAGCCGGTTGCAGGGTCTTGGTCGACCGTCCGGATGCGTGCTCGATGATCACGTCGTAGCTGCCCTGCATCCGGCAGGTGCCGGAGAACAGTTCGGTGGCGAAGGCGGCGTCGCGGGTGGACAGCTCACGCTCGCGCAGC
Protein-coding sequences here:
- a CDS encoding RsmB/NOP family class I SAM-dependent RNA methyltransferase, giving the protein MTPPGPGPAAGRAGRRRPRHPDAARLLAFEALRQVHADDGYANLVLGSLLRERELSTRDAAFATELFSGTCRMQGSYDVIIEHASGRSTKTLQPAVLDLLRLGSHQLLSMRVADHAAVGATVDLAAATVGRRVTGLVNAVLRKIGARDYAAWVSKISSDSPDIADSWDELALRTAHPRWIVDAYAELLPVDQVEPALVANNLQAGTSLVVRPGLAEVAELISAGAEPGRFSPYAATISGDPARLAAVAEGRAGVQDEGSQLVALALARAEAPDGPWLDLCAGPGGKSALLAGLARQQDAPFVASEVAPHRARLVRTALRGYPATDPREVIVADGTRPSWHAGRFARVIADVPCTGLGALRRRPESRWRRTADSVEQLHPLQTALLGSALRATRPGGVVAYVTCSPHRRETVDVIDEVVGDRPDLELLDVPALLPEVDDAALGSFLQLWPHRHGTDAMFACLIRVRTTS